From one Pseudomonas sp. B21-048 genomic stretch:
- the hldE gene encoding bifunctional D-glycero-beta-D-manno-heptose-7-phosphate kinase/D-glycero-beta-D-manno-heptose 1-phosphate adenylyltransferase HldE → MKLSMPRFDQAPVLVVGDVMLDRYWHGGTSRISPEAPVPVVKVEHIEDRPGGAANVALNIAALGAPASLVGVTGDDEAADSLVNSLKGAGVRALFQRIAHQPTIVKLRVMSRHQQLLRIDFEEPFSTDALALGEQVDELLEGIKVLVLSDYGKGALKNHQVLIQAARARGIPVLADPKGKDFSIYRGASLITPNLSEFETIVGGCADEHELVSKGAQLMHDLDLGALLVTRGEHGMTLLRPDHPALHLPARAREVFDVTGAGDTVISTLAAAIAAGEELPHAVALANLAAGIVVGKLGTAAISAPELRRAIQREEGSERGVLGLEQLLLAVDDARAHNEKIVFTNGCFDILHAGHVTYLEQARAQGDRLIVAVNDDASVSRLKGPGRPINSVDRRMAVLAGLGAVDWVISFPEGTPENLLREVKPDVLVKGGDYGIDQVVGADIVTAYGGTVKVLGLVENSSTTAIVEKIRNH, encoded by the coding sequence ATGAAGTTGTCCATGCCGCGATTCGATCAAGCCCCTGTCTTGGTGGTCGGCGATGTCATGCTCGACCGTTACTGGCATGGTGGTACCTCACGGATTTCCCCTGAGGCGCCGGTACCGGTAGTCAAAGTCGAGCACATCGAGGACCGCCCGGGCGGTGCCGCCAACGTTGCCCTGAACATTGCCGCGCTTGGTGCGCCAGCCTCGCTGGTTGGCGTCACCGGCGACGATGAGGCAGCCGATAGCCTGGTCAATAGCCTCAAGGGCGCCGGCGTGCGGGCGTTGTTCCAGCGCATCGCGCACCAGCCGACCATCGTCAAGTTGCGAGTGATGAGCCGTCACCAGCAATTGCTGCGTATCGACTTTGAAGAACCTTTCTCCACCGACGCCCTGGCGCTGGGTGAGCAGGTCGACGAGTTGCTCGAAGGCATCAAGGTGCTGGTGCTGTCCGACTACGGCAAAGGCGCGCTGAAAAACCATCAGGTGCTGATCCAGGCCGCCCGTGCCCGTGGCATTCCGGTGCTGGCCGATCCCAAGGGCAAGGATTTCTCGATCTACCGTGGCGCGAGCCTGATCACGCCGAACCTCAGCGAATTCGAAACCATCGTCGGCGGTTGCGCCGATGAGCACGAACTGGTGAGCAAGGGCGCGCAGTTGATGCACGACCTCGACCTCGGAGCGTTGCTGGTGACCCGTGGCGAGCACGGCATGACGTTGCTGCGTCCGGATCATCCCGCACTGCACCTGCCGGCCCGTGCCCGTGAAGTGTTCGATGTGACCGGCGCCGGTGACACGGTGATTTCTACCTTGGCGGCGGCGATCGCCGCAGGCGAAGAACTGCCCCACGCGGTGGCCCTGGCCAATCTGGCGGCGGGCATCGTCGTTGGCAAACTCGGTACGGCGGCCATCAGTGCCCCGGAATTGCGTCGTGCTATCCAGCGCGAAGAAGGTTCCGAGCGTGGTGTGTTGGGGCTGGAACAGCTGTTGTTGGCGGTCGACGACGCGCGTGCGCACAACGAGAAGATCGTCTTCACCAATGGCTGCTTCGACATCCTGCATGCTGGCCACGTGACCTACCTTGAACAGGCGCGTGCCCAAGGCGATCGTCTGATCGTGGCGGTCAATGACGATGCGTCGGTGAGCCGCTTGAAAGGGCCGGGTCGTCCGATCAACAGCGTCGATCGTCGCATGGCCGTACTGGCTGGTCTGGGTGCAGTGGATTGGGTGATCAGCTTCCCTGAAGGCACACCGGAAAACCTGTTGCGCGAGGTCAAGCCGGACGTACTGGTCAAGGGCGGCGATTATGGGATCGATCAGGTGGTCGGTGCAGACATCGTCACGGCTTATGGCGGGACGGTGAAAGTGTTGGGGCTGGTGGAAAACAGCTCGACCACGGCGATTGTCGAGAAAATCCGCAATCACTGA
- a CDS encoding metal ABC transporter ATPase: MPRTLIRKNPSNFKTLPLFVEATPEGLSYQSVGMPLNFSQTLQRRRPVTVADSERFALELANLGVSVRLTLHWQNRDYWVLVRQRRQDRGDVVLKLISGYVPAHELNLPLHTATQEIAEECLLETPEGWLSGRFNDTWLPSPYSAALHYREALPFRLTPLSGSARPVRCANMPLIERPQAYVHLPTASLQLIYDLRLEVPKEAKSLSLFHVDERLEGDQLVARLDRKRPDLYLMPLQDGQPMAELYTLKKDQLYPASTRGLYLAESFARQEGWLVKDERIRWKDWVRQQGLSPPGKDSGLARLHGKAKQLLKRIVPRKAAR, from the coding sequence ATGCCGCGTACGCTGATTAGAAAGAACCCGAGCAACTTCAAGACCCTCCCGTTATTCGTCGAAGCGACTCCCGAAGGCCTGAGTTACCAGAGCGTCGGGATGCCATTGAATTTCTCCCAGACTTTGCAGCGTCGCCGCCCGGTGACGGTGGCCGACAGTGAGCGGTTTGCCCTGGAGCTGGCGAATCTTGGGGTTTCAGTGCGCCTGACCCTGCATTGGCAGAATCGCGATTACTGGGTGTTGGTGCGTCAGCGTCGGCAGGACCGCGGCGATGTGGTCCTCAAGCTGATCTCGGGTTATGTGCCGGCCCATGAACTGAACCTGCCGTTGCACACGGCGACCCAGGAAATTGCCGAAGAATGCCTGCTGGAAACCCCGGAAGGCTGGCTCAGTGGGCGCTTCAACGACACGTGGCTGCCATCGCCCTACTCGGCCGCCTTGCATTACCGCGAAGCCCTGCCGTTTCGCCTGACGCCGTTGTCCGGCTCGGCGCGGCCGGTGCGCTGTGCCAACATGCCGCTGATCGAGCGTCCGCAGGCGTATGTGCATTTGCCGACGGCGTCGCTGCAACTGATCTACGACTTGCGACTGGAGGTGCCCAAGGAAGCCAAATCCCTGAGCCTGTTTCATGTTGATGAACGATTGGAAGGCGATCAACTGGTGGCCCGGCTCGATCGTAAACGTCCCGATTTGTACTTGATGCCACTGCAGGATGGCCAGCCAATGGCCGAGCTGTATACCTTGAAAAAGGATCAGCTGTATCCGGCGAGCACCCGCGGGTTGTATCTGGCGGAGAGTTTTGCCCGGCAGGAAGGCTGGCTGGTGAAGGATGAGCGGATTCGCTGGAAGGATTGGGTGCGGCAACAGGGGTTGAGCCCGCCCGGGAAGGATTCCGGTTTGGCCCGCCTGCACGGAAAAGCAAAGCAACTGCTGAAAAGAATCGTGCCGCGCAAGGCCGCACGATAA
- a CDS encoding aldo/keto reductase, which yields MSQPTLHDLHRPLGSTGLLVSPLGLGTVKLGRDQGVKYPNGFKIPGDDEARMLLKLARDLGINLIDTAPAYGRSEERLGPLLRGQRQDWVIVSKVGEEFADGQSRHDFSAAHTRLSVERSLQRLETDVIDLVLVHSDGNDLAILNDSEVYVTLAELKREGKIRGFGFSGKTVEGGLKALEQGDCAMVTYNLNEQNEKPVIDYAAAHGKAILVKKALASGHVCLSPGVDPVRASFELLFEHPGVASAIVGTINPLHLAHNVATAAQVLRSH from the coding sequence ATGAGCCAACCGACCCTGCACGACCTGCATCGCCCTTTGGGCAGCACCGGCCTGCTGGTTTCGCCACTAGGCCTGGGCACGGTAAAACTCGGTCGCGATCAAGGGGTGAAATACCCCAACGGCTTCAAGATTCCCGGCGATGACGAAGCACGCATGCTGCTCAAACTCGCGCGCGACCTGGGCATCAACCTGATCGACACCGCACCAGCCTATGGCCGTAGCGAAGAACGTCTTGGCCCGTTGCTGCGGGGTCAACGTCAGGACTGGGTGATCGTCAGCAAGGTTGGCGAAGAGTTTGCCGACGGCCAGTCGCGTCATGATTTCAGCGCTGCCCATACTCGCCTGTCGGTGGAGCGCAGCCTGCAACGTCTGGAAACGGATGTTATCGATCTGGTGTTGGTGCATTCCGACGGCAATGACCTGGCGATCCTCAATGACAGCGAGGTCTATGTCACCCTTGCCGAGCTCAAGCGCGAAGGCAAGATTCGCGGTTTCGGTTTTTCCGGCAAAACCGTCGAAGGCGGCTTGAAGGCTCTGGAACAAGGTGATTGCGCGATGGTCACCTACAATCTGAACGAACAGAACGAGAAGCCAGTCATTGACTATGCTGCTGCTCACGGCAAAGCGATCCTGGTCAAAAAAGCCTTGGCCAGTGGTCATGTCTGCCTGAGCCCCGGCGTGGACCCGGTGCGCGCCAGCTTCGAGTTGTTGTTTGAACACCCGGGTGTGGCCAGTGCTATTGTCGGGACCATCAATCCGCTGCACCTCGCCCACAACGTCGCGACCGCTGCCCAGGTCCTTCGCAGCCATTGA
- a CDS encoding FAD-binding oxidoreductase: MPSVISTDILIVGAGVAGLWLNARLRRQGFSTVLVESASLGGGQSLKSQGIIHGGAKYALHGALTGASEAIADMPRRWREALAGDGEVDLSGVRVLSDAHYLWSPGTLAGNLTSFFASKAVRGRVDQVKGEQLPPALQDKRFKGKVYRLAELVVDVPSVIQRLADLAGDSLLAGQHIEPLLENGELVGLNVDEREIRAQRIVLSAGAGTADLLTALGLSQPAMQRRPVHMIMVKGPGIKPLYAHCLGGGPKPRVTVTTHPATDGQWVWYLGGDIAEAEGVARDPAAQIAVAQKELGNLLPWIDLSSAQWATLRVDRAEPLQSGLTRPDNAFIAEQGRLLAGWPTKLALAPDFADRVFASLQRDGIQPSHPAPLPQLPKPPIGVPAWEQLLP; encoded by the coding sequence ATGCCATCTGTTATTTCCACCGACATTCTGATTGTCGGCGCTGGTGTCGCCGGCCTCTGGCTGAATGCACGCTTACGCCGCCAGGGCTTTTCGACTGTGCTGGTGGAAAGCGCCAGCCTCGGCGGCGGGCAGAGCCTGAAGTCCCAAGGCATCATCCACGGCGGCGCCAAGTACGCGCTGCACGGTGCCCTGACCGGTGCCTCCGAAGCCATCGCCGATATGCCGCGTCGCTGGCGTGAAGCCCTGGCCGGCGATGGCGAGGTGGACCTGTCGGGCGTACGTGTGCTGTCTGATGCCCACTACCTGTGGTCCCCCGGCACCCTCGCCGGCAATCTCACCAGTTTTTTCGCCAGCAAGGCCGTGCGCGGGCGTGTCGACCAAGTCAAAGGCGAGCAACTGCCGCCGGCCCTGCAAGACAAACGTTTCAAGGGCAAGGTCTATCGCCTGGCGGAACTGGTAGTCGACGTGCCGAGCGTCATCCAGCGCTTGGCTGATCTGGCCGGTGACAGTCTTCTGGCCGGTCAGCACATCGAACCGCTGCTGGAAAATGGCGAACTGGTCGGTTTGAACGTCGACGAACGCGAGATTCGCGCCCAGCGCATCGTCCTCAGCGCCGGTGCCGGCACCGCCGACCTGCTCACGGCACTGGGCCTGAGCCAGCCCGCCATGCAGCGCCGACCCGTGCACATGATCATGGTCAAAGGTCCAGGCATCAAACCGCTGTACGCCCATTGCCTGGGTGGCGGGCCGAAGCCGCGCGTCACCGTAACGACTCACCCTGCCACCGATGGCCAGTGGGTCTGGTACCTGGGTGGCGACATCGCCGAAGCCGAAGGCGTGGCCCGCGATCCGGCAGCACAGATCGCCGTCGCGCAAAAAGAACTCGGCAATCTGCTGCCATGGATTGACCTGAGCAGCGCGCAGTGGGCGACTTTGCGGGTCGACCGCGCCGAACCCCTGCAATCGGGCCTGACCCGCCCGGACAACGCCTTCATCGCCGAGCAGGGTCGCCTGCTGGCAGGTTGGCCGACCAAACTGGCCCTCGCGCCGGACTTCGCCGATCGTGTCTTCGCCTCTCTGCAACGCGACGGCATTCAGCCGAGCCATCCCGCGCCGTTGCCGCAATTGCCAAAACCACCGATAGGTGTCCCTGCCTGGGAGCAACTGCTGCCATGA
- a CDS encoding multidrug efflux SMR transporter, translating to MTAYYYLAIAICAEVIATVSMKAVKGFSTPLPLLLVIVGYGIAFGMLTLVVRSVPVGVAYAVWAGMGIVMVSVAALFIYGQKLDVPAMLGMALIVLGVVVIQLFSKTGGH from the coding sequence ATGACCGCTTACTACTACCTGGCTATCGCCATCTGCGCCGAAGTGATCGCTACCGTTTCGATGAAAGCGGTCAAGGGTTTCAGCACGCCATTGCCGTTGCTGCTGGTTATCGTTGGTTACGGTATTGCGTTCGGGATGCTGACCCTGGTGGTGCGCAGCGTTCCGGTAGGCGTGGCCTACGCGGTGTGGGCCGGCATGGGCATCGTAATGGTCAGCGTCGCGGCGCTGTTTATCTACGGGCAGAAGCTGGATGTGCCGGCGATGCTGGGGATGGCGTTGATTGTGCTGGGTGTTGTGGTTATTCAGCTGTTCTCCAAGACTGGCGGGCACTAA